The genomic interval ACAGGTTGCTAGCACATGAAACGAAGAATTCTAGGGCTACACTTCTTCTGTGATAGAGGTTTCAGTGGGAGGTGCGGATTTGGGTAGTCAATCTTCTTTAGGAACTAGGAGTCAAGGATTGGAGCATGGTCAATTTGGTGTTTGGCAAGAAACATTATATCAGTTGAGCCATCAATTTGGAATATTTCTGTTTCTCATAACCTGACAGCTATGGTAATCTTGAGCTAACATGCTGCGAACCTGTAAATTAACTTGATTAtggaatatttttatttttgcctcCTTATATGAATTTGACTATAATATATGGTTGTGCTTGGCACTActtattctataaaaaatcaaaatttaaaaatgccaATTTTAGttagaatttttagacatcatCTTAGCAATCACGAAAATAGATCTCGGCAATGAGAGGCAAAGAAAAGCccgtaaaattaaattctaaaatccaAAACAGGCtgtagcttatttttttgaaaaggtaGTGCCAAGCAATGCCTaataattgaaaatatatacatacttaTATGTAACTTGTAGAATTGTGTTTTGCACTGATGTGTGGCTTGGATATGATGGAAATGTGCTGGAAGAGATTATATGAAATCATtaaacacatgcatattttTACTGTTGCAATTTAGGTGTGTTTATTTGGTAATCTGGTGTAGCCAGGACTTCGGTAAGGAACATCAGTTTAGCTTTGTATACTGCGTACTTCAATCACATTTGCATAGTGCTTGTTCTAATAGCTTATACAATGTACTGTTGTGCGCCACGTAAAAATGTGGAGTACAAGTATGTGCCACTCACGCCTCATCTCTGATCTGACTTGTAAATGTTCCCTTTAAGAAGCAATAGCACAATGCCATATTTACCATTGTAGCTCCAATTAAGTTTTCAACAGGTTGTCCTGATGTCTTCCCTTCATGCATCTGAATTGCCAACTTTTCTCTGTTCCTTCTCCATTGGTTGCTGTTTCAGCCATGTACTTGTGctccacatatatatgtacatgctGTTTTTATCAAGATTTTGGAGGTGTCTAGTGGAATGATCTCTGCCAGAGTTTCCATGGCTTAGCTTTAGTCTTATGACTATATTCCAAATGCCATATGAAGGATAGTTCCTACAAGCCAATCACCATTCTTCTGTATTTCTTAGCTCTGATTCCTGCTAGTATTGAGTGCCCAGCTGTCATGCACATGAACTATCCTGATGCCAAATAGAATGTCTTTTAAACCATTTAGGTTTTATTTGATTGGGAATTGTAATCTGTACACTAGCTTTATAACGGAAGAATTGCAGTGCAAATGGGCTACATCAGACTCTGTCTTCTCCTGGAATTATTCTGCTGTCCTAGTTGTATTCCTACTGGATGCATTGTGAAAAGTGTGTTTCAACCAAACAACAGGAAACACTTTAATCGTGCACTTAATCATGATCAAGAGGAGAAAACCGAATACCCCAGCTTTAGTGCCAATAAAAACTTCCAATGTTTCAAGTTTAGTTGCTGTCATCAAAATCCAGTTGAAAACTTATCCCCTTTTGGTAACTCTTCTCTACCAAGATCACTTATTGACTACAGAGAAAACATGCTTACCTTTCAAAGACTATTTAATCAGAACCACCCTTTTTTGATCTACATGGGTGAAACTGTTGGGTTGAACTGTGGCAAAGATCTTATAACTAATTACATGACACCAATCATGCTATATTATACCAAACATGGCATCattaattctgaaattttttaatgcCTCATACCATGTTACCTTTACCTTTTTAATGCTTACTATCACATCCATTGCCTACATGTGGAACAATAATTCTTTGCAATGTCTTAATGCGTTGTACATGCGGACTTATTTTTCCAGTTACTACAAATAACATGGGCAGAGGACGTCAATAAACGGAAGTTTGGTTATGGTTCATCGGCCCATTCTTTTCCCATTGGAAATTTTGTCAGATCGCGGTCAACTTCTGTGGACCCAACATGGAGAGCTTTCTGCTATTCGTCATCTGAATCATTCGATCATATTTCTCCAGAAACTTTGTGGGAGGTATGTCACTAAATTGCACAAATCAACCTTTTTTCTTGCTTTTTGGTTCATGacgcagtttattttttttatagttgaaGCATTTTTGAAGAATTAAGAGTTAATCATTTGCAAGTTTGACCTGTGAAACTTACATAAATAAGTCAGAAACCATTTTGTGCCTGGTAGTGGTAGTATAGTACTGCCGGTACTTTCTTACTGTCGTAAACAGATTTCATAACAATTACCTCTGCttcacattataagatattCTGGTGCTCCCtggattcatatggatacgaATAAATctggacatatataaaacatatacgttgatccatggatgaatctagatagggccaaaaatcttataatatgaaattgaGTAGAAACCATCAGTTGTAACCTGATAACATACTGATTGCATTCAGTATGAAATTGTAACTGTACTGTTCAAGTATATCCTCGGGTTCAACTTACCATTCATGTTCATTTGAAGCAAGAGCCAGTTTTGTTTGTAGCGAATTGTAGATTTATGCAATTGCGTGACAGGATCTCAAACCAGCTATCTCATACCTTCAACCTGAAGAGTTGGACTTTGTAAATGATGCtctaaaggtaattgaattgCAATATCATTCTTCCATATGTCTTGCAGACAACACCCTGTACTTCTATTATTCCTGGGCAGCTCATGAACCAGAGGTTGCATCATGTAACTGATTGTCTTGCAGTTGGCATATGAGGCTCATAATGGACAGAAACGCCGAAGTGGGGAACCTTTCATTATTCATCCTGTTGAAGTTGCCCGTATCCTTGGGGAGCATGTGAGTTATTTACCATTGGCAGTACTATGATGACTTTCTTGCCATATGAAGTTAAACTTTGTGCTATTCTTCTATGGACATAATTAGGAACTTGACTGGGAATCAATTGCTGCTGGTTTATTGCATGACACTGTTGAAGATACAGATATGGTTACATTTGAAAGAATAGAAAATGAGTTTGGGGTAACTGTACGCCGTATTGTTGAAGGGGAGACAAAGGTACATTATCTAACATTTCACATGttcatgttttgtatatgGCTGCAAATTGTATatgcatgtttatattttgtattgcTACAAAATGTTTGTGATATAGGTAGAGAGATCTTAATGCTATAACAGACCtatttcatttaaaatgcAGGTATCTAAGCTAGGGAAACTTCAGTGCAAATCTGAGGATAATTCAAAACAGGATGTCAAGGCTGAAGATTTAAGACAGATGTTTCTTGCCATGACAgaagaggtttttttttttttgtttcatcacatgaatattatttattgatgCCTTTTTGAACAATCTATTAGGTGccataaaaactgaaaaaaatgtaGGTTCGTGTAATCATTGTGAAACTGGCAGACAGGCTGCATAATATGCGTACACTCACACATATGCCTCAACACAAGCAGGTAAACTCTTGTTCCACTGAAAATAATATCTGTCTGTAACTTTGTTCTATGTTTATTGTAAGCACTCCCTTTGCAGTATGCCATCTCCATGGAGACACTGCAGGTCTTCGCACCCCTAGCTAAACTTCTTGGGATGTACCGAATAAAGGTATCTAATGAGAAATAATCTTGAAAGATAACTGTTATTTCTGCTTATTGAATAGGCTAACTTAACTACTGCAGTGCTTCTTTTGTGTTATTGCTGTGTTCCTTACAAACATTTCTACTAATTTGCACTCTGGCCATGTTTCTTCCAATGAAATTTGTGGCTGTTATTTTAATGATAAttgttttcgtttttgcttGTGATTGTAAAATCTGTATTTCTGgtataatttgatatatacctTACACTTGTTTAGGTAGCTATGAGATTGTCGCCTAGATCTATGATTTGTCCTATCGTTGATCAGTATACTTGTTCTCTTTAACTTACTAGTTATATTAAGAAATAAATCCATTTTACACTTGAATATTGCTCTAGTCCAGCAATCAATGCTAAAAATTGCTATATCACAAGCGCGCAAATATAACCTTTCTTGCCCAATTCACCAGTTTTTGGCTGGCTTTGTATTCCGGTTGCCAACTCGATGTTAATGTGGCATATGAATCAGCAATAGCAAATCTGGCGATTCCAAACTGGATAATTGTACTGTAGCCTTGTGGGTGAAAAGATGGTAGGATGGGAGATGAAATGGGATATTGGTCTTTCATAAGTGATCCAGTGGCACAGATTGAAAGAGTGTTAAAAGAACCTACCCTGAAAACTCAGGGGccaatggaaatatttttcctttacCTTATGTGTTATGGCTAGAAGAggtgtttgtttttgttgttccTACCTTATGTGTTATGGCTAGAAGAggtgtttgtttttgttgttcaAGGACCAAAGACAAAAATCACTTTTATCTTATGGCTAGAAGAGGATAGTTTCATACTGGTATTTTTGTCAGTCCTAGAAAGTTCTCTGTAGTTCCTTGCATTGTGAGAATGCCAATATGTTTCTTATGAAGCTTATGGTAACTGTTGGTACTTTTCCTGTGTCCGTTTCACCGGCTGCTCATATTTTGTAGTCCGAGCTGGAGTACCTGTCCTTCATGTACATGAATCCTGGTGATTTTGGTGAACTGAAGAAAAGAGTTGAGGACCTCTACAAGGCCCATGAACAAGAATTGGAAGAGGTACTTTGTTTTTGCTATTGCACTTTGTTCATCAACATGTTTTTGGCATTCTACTATGGATGACATTCTTTCTAATTTTCAAATTCCAGGCAAATCAAATCTTAGGGCAAAAAATTGCTGAGGATCAATTTCTTGATCTTGTTAGCGTTGAAACACAAGTGCGTTCGGTCTGCAAAGAACTTTACAGGTAGACCAGACATTCCGTCTCattaactaaaaataagtagTGTCTTGAACTGTCACCAGTTCACCTACACTTTACTACCGCTGCTTCTTGATGTACTGTTGGTATAAATTTGGTAGCCTATTTGTTTACACTGCTTACCAATCCAAACCATAGTAGAGCACAACGAATTTCCACACAAATTTCTTTAGTTAGatctttgttaaaaaaaaaagaaaaagtggACATTTGTTTTCACTATTTCATCAAATTGTTTACAGGTCAGTAAATAGTGTGGTACTGTTACAAAATTGTTGTTTGCTGCATCCTAATACGTTTTTCTTCTCATTTGTATTTTGCACCTAAAAGGTGATcaataattgtttttgcacTATTCATCTGCAAGTTTGAAATAAGTAGTAAAAGTGTTCCCTTAGGtggattatttattatttgcaGCATTTATAAAACTGCGCTCAAGTCCAACAGTTCAATAAATGAGGTAAATCAGGTTGCACAGGTATGATTTTCCTATATAAGATAGTTATTTATGCCTAGCTTTACCATTGTAATGAGTAActtattttctgaaaatatcATGTCTGTTATTTGTTCAGCTGCGGATCATCATAAAACCAAAAGCCTGCAATGGTGTTGGGCCATTGTGCACCGCACAACAGGTATAACATTACATATGAAGTACAGTATATCATCTCTTTTATGTGAAATTAAATTCACTGATGCGCAAGTATTCTTAATTCAATTCAGATATGCTACCATGTCCTTGGTCTTGTTCATGGTATCTGGACACCTATACCTCAAGCTGTGAGTTATCTGTTTCCCTTTATTCAATATATCTTTTTACTTTGTTTGATTTTGCCATTTCTAAAAGCCAGTCATATAGGTGAAAGATTACATTGCAACCCCAAAGCCTAATGGCTATCAAAGTCTACACACGACAGTGATACCATTTCTAAATGAGAGCATGTTCCATTTGGAAGTCCAGGTAATGTTGGCTTGGCTGCTTACATTTAGCTAAATTCATACTACAAACTCTCAAGCATGTGCTCATTCTAATGCAAGtttcaattttgtttctgCTGTATTGCAGATAAGAACAGAAGATATGGATCTCATAGCAGAAAGAGGCATTGCTGCGCACTACAGTGGAAGAGGAGTCGTTTCAGGGCCTGTTCGTCCTGGAATATCAAGCGGAAGAAATTCAAATGGGAAAGTGATATGTCTGAACAATACAGGCTTTGCTTTGAGGGTATGTAATGATTTCAAAGCTTTTTGCACTTCATATTAAGTATAattatctcttttttcttaagaGAGTCCTCCAACAACTTCTCCTTTTTCATAGATCGGTTGGCTCAATGCAATCCGTGAATGGCAAGAAGAATTTGTTGGTAACATGAGTTCTAGGGAATTTGTTGATACTATCACCCGAGATCTTCTGGGAAGCCGTGTCTTTGTGTTTACACCAAAAGGCGAGGTGAGGCGCTGACTTGGATCATATTTCTTCCATTTGGGTTATCGTTtgatctaaatatatttttcattaccaGATTAAAAACTTGCCTAAGGGGGCCACTGTGATTGATTATGCTTACCTGATTCATACGGAAATTGGAAACAAAATGGTAGCTGCAAAGGTTAGTTACGGATGATAGCATTATTATTTGACAATCATTATATTTGAGTGCTCATGGTCTTCCTTTCAGGTGAATGGCAATCTAGTTTCACCAATCCATGTACTTGCAAACGCAGAAGTAGTGGAGATTATAACTTATGATGTCAGTACTCCTCTCATATCTGGCATGATTTATTTCTATCTTTGTGAAAAATTTTGTaatctaaatatatgtttattgatTGAGTGATGTCTCTACATTGATGCATATGCACACAACATGCAAGGTGCAActtttattatctttttttttgtatatatgagtGATTGGGGCTGACTGAAAGGAAAGCTATCTTTAATCTTGTTATTCAAATGCATGATTTGCATGCTAATAGTTCAGAAACTTCATTCCAGAATATATCCATCCGATCATATGatctgtagcatcatattcctATTTCAGTTGTACTGTACTATTCAACTTGCTACAGACAAATCAGTATGACAATCCCCTTAGGGGCCAGGATCCTGGCCCGTCCAAATTAGCCCTAAAAGGGATAGAAGCATGACAGCTCCCATTGTACCCTATTCGTTGAAAGGCTAAGGTTCGTTTCCAATTTGTGAGGCAGCCATTCATAGCTTGTAATTTGTTTGTGAAAGTCAAAAGATAAAATACTGAAATAAACAGATGGAAGTAGATGTGATGTCTCATAATGCCATTAGCAAGGTctgtggttttttttctcactttaATGCGGTCTGCTACTCTTTGCTACTGCCTTTTGTCCATCAAGAGATTCCTACGAAGCCATTGGCATGCCTGTATTATATTGTGACATCAGATAAActcatccattttttttctcttgttgcAGAAATTATCCAGTAAATATGCATTCGAGCGACACCAGCAGTGGCTGCAACATGCAAAAACTCGCAGTGCAAGACACAAAATTATGAAAGTAAGTCTGATCGTTAAAATGATTCATTCAATTGTTAGATGGATCCAACAACTAACCATATTCCTTTTTCAGTTCTTGAGGGAGCAAGCTGCTCTTTCTGCTGCTGAAATAACTGCTGATGCAGTTAATAACTTTGTCGCTGATCTTGAAGATGAAAGTGACAGTGAGCAGTCAATTCCAAGCTCTGAAAATAAGGACTATGCATTCAACTGGCAGAAGATATTGAATTCTGAAAAACTATCTTTTGGAAACAAGAAGAGCGATTGCTTTTTACCTGTTAAAAATGTCTATGTGCCAAAAGTTAATGGGAAGCACAACAAAACTGTCCAGGAACTGGGCATCAAGATTAATGGTTCGACATTTCGTGGTGATAGCTTCACTGATTTTATTCACCCTGGTGTTTCTACCAGTAAGGAAGTTCTCCCTAGTGTGGATAACTGGAAAGCTGGTAAAATTTGTGCGTGGCACAATACAGAAGGCAGCTCTATCCAATGGCTCTGCATAGTGTGTGTTGATCGAAAAGGTTTTCACTCCTTCCATCTAACTGTTGCACAAAACTgatactaatattttgttagtttcTCTCCTCTTTACTCCTTAAGCAATAAGAAGCTTCACTGCAAACATGTCCATGTCTTGTTCCTTTCTGCACAACTATTTACATCTGATTTGGTTTTGGATTATGTTGTTTTGACCTTtcctttcaaattttatattatcacTTCTAGTGACTTTTGACATTCATTGTAGGTATGGTTGCGGAAGTTACATCGGCTCTAACAGCTTGTGGAATTACCATATGTTCTTGTTTGGTAAATGAATCAGCCCTCTATAATTTAAAATcatccttttttatttgataat from Oryza brachyantha chromosome 3, ObraRS2, whole genome shotgun sequence carries:
- the LOC102718165 gene encoding putative GTP diphosphokinase RSH1, chloroplastic; protein product: MQPPPGAVSGSSSSSLECVSSCRASWKGRGGGGGRPYECSVLSCAWNAPRALTGALASTTAQCSSCGHGAGAGWRRQGRSRRRGNNNSLLQITWAEDVNKRKFGYGSSAHSFPIGNFVRSRSTSVDPTWRAFCYSSSESFDHISPETLWEDLKPAISYLQPEELDFVNDALKLAYEAHNGQKRRSGEPFIIHPVEVARILGEHELDWESIAAGLLHDTVEDTDMVTFERIENEFGVTVRRIVEGETKVSKLGKLQCKSEDNSKQDVKAEDLRQMFLAMTEEVRVIIVKLADRLHNMRTLTHMPQHKQYAISMETLQVFAPLAKLLGMYRIKSELEYLSFMYMNPGDFGELKKRVEDLYKAHEQELEEANQILGQKIAEDQFLDLVSVETQVRSVCKELYSIYKTALKSNSSINEVNQVAQLRIIIKPKACNGVGPLCTAQQICYHVLGLVHGIWTPIPQAVKDYIATPKPNGYQSLHTTVIPFLNESMFHLEVQIRTEDMDLIAERGIAAHYSGRGVVSGPVRPGISSGRNSNGKVICLNNTGFALRIGWLNAIREWQEEFVGNMSSREFVDTITRDLLGSRVFVFTPKGEIKNLPKGATVIDYAYLIHTEIGNKMVAAKVNGNLVSPIHVLANAEVVEIITYDKLSSKYAFERHQQWLQHAKTRSARHKIMKFLREQAALSAAEITADAVNNFVADLEDESDSEQSIPSSENKDYAFNWQKILNSEKLSFGNKKSDCFLPVKNVYVPKVNGKHNKTVQELGIKINGSTFRGDSFTDFIHPGVSTSKEVLPSVDNWKAGKICAWHNTEGSSIQWLCIVCVDRKGMVAEVTSALTACGITICSCLAERDKRRGVGVMLFHFEGTYENVVSSCSSVEMILGVLGWSVGCSCNPLGVLEC